A window of the Sulfitobacter alexandrii genome harbors these coding sequences:
- a CDS encoding NAD(P)/FAD-dependent oxidoreductase: MADTENHFDAIVIGAGIAGASVAAHLAADMRVAVLEMESQPGYHTTGRSAAVFAPSYGPEGVRALTRASRPFFDTPPNGFVDAPLLTPREILMIARADQTDALDALIASVAPGAHVERLTASALHDHQPLLREGYAVAGMLDRGGQDIDVAALHQGYLRLLRARGGTVRTNAAVHDIARLSGTWTVSTDRGGALTADTLVNAAGAWAGHVGRMAGAEEIGLVPKRRTALMVAEPAGFTRRDAPITIDVQEEFYLKPDAGRLLISPADETPTDPCDAQPDEMDVAICADRIMTAFELDIRRIENKWAGLRSFVADKEPVIGYSDVAEGFFWMAGQGGYGIQSSPAASELAAALVRGRPVPQAIADTGFDTARVSPGRLAVAA, from the coding sequence ATGGCCGACACCGAAAACCATTTCGACGCGATCGTGATCGGCGCGGGCATCGCAGGCGCGTCCGTGGCCGCCCATCTGGCGGCCGACATGCGGGTCGCCGTGCTCGAGATGGAAAGCCAGCCCGGCTATCACACCACGGGTCGGTCCGCCGCCGTCTTTGCCCCCAGCTATGGCCCCGAGGGCGTTCGCGCGCTTACCCGGGCCTCACGCCCGTTCTTCGACACCCCGCCGAACGGCTTTGTCGACGCGCCCCTGCTGACCCCGCGCGAGATCCTGATGATCGCCCGCGCAGACCAGACCGATGCGCTGGACGCGCTCATCGCGTCGGTCGCGCCCGGCGCGCATGTCGAACGACTGACCGCGTCGGCGCTGCATGACCATCAGCCGTTGCTCCGCGAGGGCTACGCGGTGGCGGGAATGCTGGATCGCGGCGGTCAGGACATCGATGTCGCCGCCTTGCATCAAGGGTATCTGCGGCTACTGCGCGCGCGGGGTGGCACCGTCCGCACGAACGCGGCAGTCCATGACATCGCACGTTTGTCCGGGACTTGGACCGTCAGCACCGACCGGGGTGGCGCGCTGACGGCGGACACCCTCGTCAATGCGGCGGGGGCATGGGCTGGGCACGTGGGTCGCATGGCGGGGGCCGAGGAAATCGGCCTCGTCCCCAAGCGTCGCACCGCGCTGATGGTGGCGGAACCGGCGGGATTTACCCGGCGCGACGCGCCGATCACCATCGACGTGCAAGAGGAGTTCTACCTCAAGCCCGACGCGGGCCGCCTGCTGATCTCCCCCGCCGACGAGACGCCCACGGATCCCTGCGATGCCCAGCCGGACGAGATGGACGTGGCGATCTGCGCCGACCGGATCATGACCGCCTTCGAGCTCGACATCCGCCGGATCGAGAACAAGTGGGCTGGCCTGCGCAGCTTCGTCGCCGACAAGGAACCCGTGATCGGCTATTCCGATGTGGCCGAGGGCTTTTTCTGGATGGCCGGCCAGGGCGGCTACGGGATTCAATCCTCCCCTGCGGCATCCGAACTCGCGGCGGCACTCGTGCGGGGCAGACCGGTCCCGCAGGCCATTGCGGACACCGGCTTCGATACCGCCCGGGTGTCGCCCGGACGGCTGGCGGTCGCGGCATGA
- a CDS encoding TRAP transporter large permease, producing MIWLAPLAAAAFLGCGLALAYVIGGAAVLSFIISDNTRYLAVLPQKVFSQISVFSLLAMPLFILAGELMNRGGVTRSLIDLSMALIGRLRGGLGHVNIMTSVFFAGISGSAVADAAALSNTLVPAMRERGYTAEYAGAITAASSIIGPIVPPSIILIFYGALMQTSVAALFVAGILPGLVLAAALFAVNGFYAWRDDHPRVEKGEAPPLGRAIIAALPALCLPIIIVGGIVLGWMTPTEAASVAVLAAVIAALFYSPLTLDDLWQSFSRTAVLTGSIFMILCAVAAFGHLAALERIPQAIAGLVDQMGLGPVGFLLVMNLLFIIAGMVMDVPVALALLVPLLAPVALANGADPVHLGIVICFNLCIGLVSPPLGGCLLIVSTVTGVNYWRLARAVMPFVVAEIIVLGVLVFTPEISLWLPRTLGLWR from the coding sequence ATGATCTGGCTCGCGCCTCTCGCCGCGGCGGCCTTTCTCGGCTGCGGGCTCGCGCTGGCCTATGTCATCGGCGGCGCGGCGGTCCTCAGCTTCATCATCTCGGACAATACCCGATACCTCGCGGTGCTGCCGCAAAAGGTGTTCTCGCAGATCAGCGTCTTCTCCCTGCTGGCGATGCCCCTTTTCATCCTCGCGGGCGAACTGATGAACCGCGGCGGGGTGACCCGGTCGCTGATCGACCTGTCCATGGCCCTCATCGGGCGCCTGCGGGGCGGGCTGGGGCACGTCAACATCATGACCTCCGTGTTCTTCGCCGGCATCTCGGGCTCCGCCGTGGCGGACGCGGCGGCGCTCTCGAACACGCTGGTGCCCGCGATGCGCGAACGCGGCTACACCGCGGAATACGCCGGCGCCATCACCGCCGCCTCCTCGATCATCGGCCCCATCGTGCCGCCCTCGATCATCCTGATCTTCTATGGCGCGCTGATGCAGACCTCGGTCGCGGCGCTTTTCGTGGCGGGCATCCTGCCGGGACTCGTGCTCGCGGCGGCCCTTTTCGCGGTCAACGGCTTCTACGCGTGGCGCGACGACCACCCCCGCGTGGAAAAGGGAGAGGCCCCGCCCCTCGGCCGGGCGATCATCGCCGCCCTGCCCGCCCTCTGCCTGCCGATCATCATCGTCGGCGGCATCGTCCTGGGCTGGATGACCCCGACCGAGGCCGCCTCCGTCGCGGTGCTCGCCGCGGTGATCGCCGCCCTGTTCTACTCGCCCCTGACATTAGACGACCTGTGGCAAAGCTTCTCGCGCACGGCCGTGCTCACCGGGTCGATCTTCATGATCCTCTGCGCCGTGGCCGCCTTCGGCCACCTTGCCGCGCTGGAACGCATCCCGCAGGCCATCGCCGGTCTGGTGGACCAGATGGGCCTCGGTCCCGTCGGTTTCCTGCTGGTGATGAACCTGCTCTTCATCATCGCGGGCATGGTGATGGACGTTCCCGTCGCCCTCGCCCTGCTGGTGCCGCTGCTGGCGCCCGTTGCGCTGGCCAACGGGGCGGACCCCGTCCACCTCGGCATTGTGATCTGCTTCAACCTGTGCATCGGTCTCGTCTCGCCCCCGCTGGGTGGCTGCCTGCTCATCGTTTCCACCGTCACCGGCGTGAACTACTGGCGGCTCGCCCGCGCGGTAATGCCTTTCGTCGTGGCCGAAATCATCGTTCTGGGCGTGCTGGTCTTCACGCCCGAAATCAGCCTCTGGCTGCCCCGCACACTGGGGCTCTGGCGGTAA
- a CDS encoding TRAP transporter small permease, whose translation MRAVASLLDRLSGGLNRAALIGAALAVAIMLFAAGWQVIARYLLNQPPIWTEELARFSMVWGGLLGATCAFRFRSDPTLFPEALKVTGGRGLLFTLVRAFGVLCFILPILWFSVFGPGANPARGYLARLAGRQTETMDLPMIVFGVAIPLAFTLILLHVLADIARAIADLKEPR comes from the coding sequence GTGCGGGCGGTGGCATCCCTGCTGGACCGGCTGTCAGGCGGCCTGAACCGTGCGGCGCTGATCGGCGCCGCCCTGGCCGTCGCGATCATGCTCTTTGCCGCCGGCTGGCAGGTCATCGCCCGCTACCTGCTCAACCAGCCCCCGATCTGGACAGAGGAGCTTGCCCGCTTCTCGATGGTCTGGGGCGGGCTTCTGGGCGCGACATGCGCCTTCCGATTCCGCAGCGATCCGACGCTGTTTCCCGAGGCGCTCAAGGTAACGGGCGGTCGTGGCCTCTTGTTCACACTGGTCCGCGCCTTCGGCGTGCTCTGCTTCATCCTGCCGATCCTGTGGTTCAGCGTGTTCGGACCGGGCGCGAACCCCGCGCGCGGCTACCTCGCCCGGCTGGCCGGGCGGCAAACCGAAACGATGGATTTGCCGATGATCGTGTTCGGGGTCGCGATCCCCCTCGCATTCACGCTGATCCTGCTGCACGTGCTGGCGGACATCGCCCGCGCCATCGCCGATCTCAAGGAACCCCGATGA
- a CDS encoding TRAP transporter substrate-binding protein: MKLTPILSATAVATALALPAQAEVKIALDSPPDLEKSGTYMWAHTFGEYLNANGMEAVEYERNSLGEEAERLDQVSQGLLEVSMSDAKSAGTLDATINGSMMPYFFDDMAQLDTALDEGGMLEKINEGTTPKGVRVLDIVYTGTPTGIFTTETPIRTFEDLAGVRMRALDEVQINTFENWGAKGTIVSWSEVPNALQTGVAGGYINPAFVPLTYGHTSFINYFTNARMSPSVRVAIASEDWYQSLTDEERATVQEAVDAAHAANRKLVSDDAAVLKELEEAGIEVIELSPEERQKFRDASQPIYESTPMPEGALDAWNAAVGR, from the coding sequence ATGAAACTCACACCGATACTATCCGCCACAGCCGTGGCCACGGCGCTTGCCCTGCCCGCGCAGGCAGAGGTCAAGATCGCGCTCGACAGCCCCCCCGACCTGGAGAAGTCCGGCACCTACATGTGGGCGCATACCTTCGGCGAATATCTCAATGCCAACGGCATGGAAGCCGTCGAATACGAACGCAACTCCCTCGGCGAAGAGGCGGAACGCCTCGACCAGGTCAGCCAGGGCCTGCTCGAGGTCTCCATGTCGGATGCCAAGTCGGCGGGCACGCTCGACGCCACCATCAACGGGTCCATGATGCCCTACTTCTTCGACGACATGGCGCAGCTCGACACGGCGCTGGATGAAGGCGGCATGCTGGAGAAGATAAACGAGGGCACGACGCCCAAGGGCGTCCGGGTGCTTGACATCGTGTACACCGGCACCCCCACCGGGATCTTCACCACCGAAACCCCGATCCGCACCTTCGAGGATCTGGCGGGCGTGCGGATGCGCGCGCTGGACGAGGTGCAGATCAACACCTTCGAGAACTGGGGCGCCAAGGGAACGATCGTCTCCTGGTCCGAGGTTCCGAACGCCCTTCAGACCGGCGTGGCCGGCGGCTACATCAACCCCGCGTTCGTGCCGCTGACCTACGGGCACACGTCCTTCATCAATTACTTCACCAATGCGAGGATGAGCCCTTCGGTCCGCGTCGCCATCGCGTCCGAGGACTGGTACCAGAGCCTGACGGACGAGGAACGCGCAACCGTGCAGGAAGCGGTCGACGCCGCGCATGCCGCGAACCGCAAGCTGGTTTCGGATGACGCCGCGGTCCTGAAAGAGCTGGAGGAAGCGGGCATCGAGGTGATCGAACTGTCGCCCGAGGAGCGCCAGAAGTTCCGCGACGCGAGCCAGCCGATCTACGAGTCGACGCCGATGCCCGAAGGCGCGCTCGACGCCTGGAACGCGGCGGTCGGACGCTGA